Within Ovis aries strain OAR_USU_Benz2616 breed Rambouillet chromosome 11, ARS-UI_Ramb_v3.0, whole genome shotgun sequence, the genomic segment CTGCCAAGAAGGTCTGGAGCTGGGAGCAGGAGAGGACACCTGCCACCCACCATAACCACCCTCTGCCAGTGGCTCCAGGAATATGGCCCCCAAAACAGGGGGCTGTTTTCTGAAGTCCTTTCTTTTCTGAGGAGCAGGACTCTGTGCCAGGTAGGGCCCGAAGTCATCCAGCAAGCTCTCTTGGTTGGAGCCAGGACTGAATATCTCACACGGCCTGTTCACAcagctcctccagctcctcttCTGTGCCTGCATttagagaggggaggagagaggtcactgagggtcaggCCAGCCTCTTGCTTGTTCTACCTGTAAGAGAGAGGCAAGAGCAGGGAATGGGTCCAGAAGGGCTGATTAGATTGAAAGCTGAGAGGGACTCCCGTTGGGACACAggggagagaaaaacaaacccaGAGTAAGATACATATATAGCAACCAGTGTGTTACCAACACTTACTATTAATTCATTCATCTAATGAATATGTATTAATCACTAGTGGATCTGGCCTGCAACCTTGTGCCAAATAGAAGACAAAAAGACTAAGCAGGGCCCTGGCAACCTTGTAGGAGAGGTGTGCATTCAGTAAGCTGCAATTATGCCAGTAGGGCCAGACTGGGCTTATAAAAGATGAATCAAGGGAGGAGAGAGACCATGTCTTAAGTGGAGCATCAGGAAGGGCTTCCTGAAAGTGGAGATACATGAGCTGGTCCTGCAGGAATAGAGAAGAATTCCATCTATGGGACTAGGAAGGCAGCAGAATATTCTGGGCTGCAGAAACTGCAGGAAGTGTTTACCTAGTTTGGCTAAAAGCTTggagcaggggaaggaaaggTGAAGAGTGGAAAATAAGGTTGGGAAGGCAGATGGGAGCTAGGTGGTACTGGAGCCTTGAAGGTCAAACCAGGTTGGATTTTTCTTTACCCTGAGCAAAACAGAGCACTTGAAGATTTCTGGACAGTTTATTTGAGGAGGACGCTGGCCTCAGAAGAGAGGGGAGATGAGCAGGATCACTGTACTGCACGGCTCGACAGGACAGGACACTGATGCTCCGTGGCTATTCTCCATGGCCctgtgagagggaaggaaggacccCAGAGGTTCCCACCTCGATCTTTAGGCTGTACCTAAGACATGGGCAGGGACCAGCagtactggaaaagaatatggtaAAGCTGGCAGAGACACAGTTAACAGACCCTGGGGGTGGATTGGATCTGAAGGGCAGGGGAAAGAGAGGCACTGAAACCAGTTTTGAGTttgggagagagaggaggtggtgGGTCTGGCAGTGGCAGCAGCGAAAGTATACGTGTGACAGGATCCACATTGGAGCCATCAAACCCATGGTCAAAGTCTACGTCACATGGCCCTATGCGAACAATTCTTTTCTACATGATAACAGTTTGCACGCCCATCTCTCCacagtctcctgggtctcctggttGACAAGCTCCATGTCCTGAGAGTCTGGGACCTAGCACACAGCATGCGTATAATGCAGAAAGGAAAATGGGGggagaaatgaaagaatggaCGACGGCAGCTCCCAGGTCCTGCCTGTGGGATTCCCAGACCCTGAGGTCTTACAGTTCAGGACTTTCGGGGCCCCTTTAGGGGCGGAGGCCTCCTCCTAGCGATGGCAAAGAATACTGTCACCCACACAACAGGAAACGATGGAGAAGAACTGGAGTCGGGGaccaggaagagggaggggaggactTGAGCAAATAGACACCAAGTTAAAGTTGAGGATCTACATTCTCACCTTTGGCTACAATACAGTAACAGGGATGCATGGAGTCCCCGAGAGAATAATGTTGGTCTTATCAACAAAGGTACACAGAAGGGAAGCCCTAGTGCCTTTAGTTCCTttaacccaggagaaaggaaaaaatcacAGGACTGCTGGGAACCACCTGTGATCTCTCTCCactttcccctccccccatcatTCACATAACTCTTCTCATATAGCCCAGAGATATGGCGGGGgtgggtgtgtgttagtcactcagtcgtgtctgactagcccaacagcctcctctgtctatggaattctccaggcaagggtactagagtgggttgtccttcccttctccgggggatcttcccaacccaggaatcgtaTCCAGGCCTCCcataatgcaggcagattctttaccatctgagccaccagggaagcccagaaatatggTTATCTCTAGTTATGTCTCCTATAAGATCTCATATGGCCTGGAATTATGTTTTTCAGTAACTATTTGTCCAGACTCTTCTTGGCTTCCTTGGTATTTACAACTAATATTGAGCTGTATGCATTGGTATAGCtgtaccaatttttaaaatattgaaacacTTGTGTTGGATTTCCCTCGTGGACTAGCGGTTtagaacatgggttcagtccctggtctgggaatatcccacatgccacggggcagctaaACCGGTGCTCCACAATGAGAGCAGCCTGCAcggcaatgaagagcagcccctgcttgcagcAAGTTGAgagagcccacatgcagcaacggagtcccagggcagccaaaacagataaattattaaaacaaacgAGCAAAAAGAAACACTTGTGTTTGAGTTGCTGCCACAAACCACCCCAAGAGCTTTCCGGTGTCTCAGCCACACTCGGACCTCACTTAGACCTCCCTACAATCTGGCAACTGAAGGATTAACACCTGGCAGAGCTAGACCGTTCAAGCCAGCATCCCACCCTATGCCAGTATTTGTCCAGTATTTGAAATGTCACCCCGTGGGGCCCTCCTCAGCTTCCATCAGCCCCTTGGATAACTCCATATCCAACTCTagtctcctctccccaccagaCCCACTTCCCCTGAGAACTCACCAGGCTGGGCTGGTAGCACCTGGCAGTGTGGATAAGGGCATGGCCTGCCCTCCAGGGTGCCAGAACTCCATGCGGAAGGCCCCTCCCCAGATGGGTGCGGTCCAAGGGGCTGGcgtggagtcagacacaaccacaCTGGCTGGGAACTCGGGTATGTAAGGCCTGGGGCTTCTGGTAGCAGCCTCCTCTCCAGGCCTGGATGTCCGAAGATCAGTGGGTGGGCCTCTGGGGACCAAGGGTGTGCCAGGCTTGGGCCATAATGGGGGAAAACCTGGCAAGCTGGGTGGGCAGTCAAGTCCTGGGAtcgaggggctggggtgggctcCAGGGGTCCCCCTCGCCGTCTCCTCTGTGGGTGTCGGACAGAGAGGCTGGATTTCTGCAAGTGGAAGAGGCTGCTGGCTGCcgggctggggctggaggcaTCGGGTGGCCCGGGGGCTGGCTCCGTGAGGGCCCGGGGCCGCTGTGGGGCGGGGGGCTGCCCTGAGAGGGCTGCTGGGCTGCACCTGGTCGCCTGCAGATCGGCCGAAGGCAGCTCTGACTGGAGCTGTGTCCGAGGAGCGGCAGGCCTGGATGGGGGGACTCCAGTTTTGGGGTCAGCCTTCCTGCCGTGCCACTGGAAGCGTCTTCTGTAGTGGTGGTGCCGGTGGCGGTGGTAGTGGACGTGGCTGGAAACCTGCGTTTCCCCCGCGGGCACCACTGAGTCCAGAGACCGCGGCCGGGAGGCCATGCCAGGCTGAGCCGCCTTCCCCGCGGGCTCCCCTTCGGGGCTGCAGTAGACCAGGGGGTCGAAGTCACTGCTCAGGGAGCTGCGAAAGGTGGAGCTGCTGCCGTGGACGCCCTGCAGGCTGACGTCCGTGCAGTTGACCACCGAGTCGCTCGAAGAGCCGTGACAGGGCCCCGAACTGGAGTCGCTGGCTGGCCCATCCGCCAGGTAGCCGCTGCGTTCTGTGCGGTAGCTCTCTCCAGATCCGCTGCTGTCGTGGGGCCTGGCCcggcgcgggggcgcggggcAGGTGGCAGGGTGCTGGGAGGTGCAGCGGAGGTGGCTCAGCCCCCAGCCCGGCGCGTAGGGGCGCGGGGCCGCTGCCAAGCGCTGGGGCTCGCCCGGAGCCCGGGGATGTGCGGTTCTGGGTTGGCGGTGGTACCGCGCGCCCACGACTGGCtcctgggaggggaggaaggggccgGGCCGGCTGGGCCGAGCCACCGCGCTCCGGGAAGGGCCCAACAGGTAGGCGGCGGGCAAGTGGTAGTGCGCGTGGCCGGGGTGCTGGCGAATGAGGTGGAGCCTCCGGCCCGGTTCCTGGTAGGCTCGAGAGGGTCCCAGGGACTGCGAAAGCGAATCTCCCTCTGGAAGAAAGAACCAAGAGCATAGGTGTTTGACTCCACCGGCTGAAGGAGGGTGCATTCAGGAAAGTGGGGCTATTGCATACCTTTGGGCTGCAGTCGCCCACAAGCTCCATCAGAGTCTGCAGCACCCAGGATGCTCCTAACCTGCCTGCGCCCCTGGACGCCCTTGCCCCTTCCCATCAGCTGTGCCCTGGGGGATTCTGCTGAGCATGGCTCCTCCCATCAATGGTCCTTTCGGGACTTTCACCCAGGGCTACTGCGAGCCCACATTGCACTTTTGGGTGAATTAGAAAAAGGCTCTCTTTCCTCCAGATACTTCCCTTTCATCTTTTAGAATATGGTCATAATATCCTGGTTTTGTTAGAATAGGATACTTTATTGCCCGAGAAGTGGAGTAGTAAATATACCCACTGGCCTGATTTAGAATCAACAAAGCTATcatgaaaacacacagaaaagccCGGCTCAGGGGAGGTACCCTGAACTGGTgcacaacttctttttttttttttaaattttattaactgCTGTtgttcttttggctgcactggatcttcattgcagtgctTGGGTTTATGTTTCTTAGTTGCCCTGAAgtgtgtaggatcttagttccctgaccacggatcaaacccacatcccctgcattacaaggcagatttttaactactggaccacgATGGAAGTCCCAGGGGCACAGCTTAGAGAACGACTGAGGCAGTCCTGCCTTCTGCTCCACTTCAAGGCAAGACATTTGTCCagagggaagccccttctctacCCATCTGCCTGCACACAGGGAAGGCCTTGGCCCACCTCCTACCTACGATGTTGAACATGCAGAGGGGGCAAGTGCGATGCTGATGCAGCCAGGGGTCCACACAGGTACGATGGAACTCATGGAGGCAGGAAATGACCCGGAGCTCCTGGAGAAAACAAAGGGTCAGAGCCAAAGTGGACGGCAGCTACAGCAGTGGCTAGGAAGTACAGGGCATCCCTGACTCCCTCGGCCCtcccctttttaaaattcatttgtttattttgggctgcactgggtcttcgctgctgctttcgggctttctctagtcgtggtgagcaggggctactcccgttgcggtgcacaggcttcttgcagtggcttctcttgttgcagagcacgggccctTAGGGCACACGAGCTTTAGAAGCTGTGGAGTGGGCTTCGTTGaacccgtggcatgtggaatcttcccagactagggactgaacccatgtcccctgcattggcaggaggtttcttagccactggaccaccagaaaagttctTGGCCTCTCCTTTATTGCCAACACCTGCTTTCAAAGACCTCCTAGCACAACAGAAAAAGTATGGGCTTTGGTATCAAGAGAATCTAGACGTTTGCCACTgcatatgaccttgggcaagtttctgaACAGTTTTCTGCTGTAAAATGAGGCTAAAAAACtaatccacccccacccctcactgtCAAGAGGGTGACAGATGCCTCTAGAGCACCCACTGCAGAGCTTGGCATGTGGTACACACTCAACAAACAGAAGTTCTCTTTCCCTGGAAAACCAGGAAAATGACCAGGGTTGTCCATGCAGGATACAAAGGACCCAGATGCAGACCGGACGCCCACACCAACTtcacccacctccctctccagcctGGCCTCACCTGGCCCTCGGAGAACTCTTCCAGGCAGATGGCGCACACCGGGGCGGAGCTGCAGCTGCTCCCGGAGTCTGGCCACTCATTCCGGGCGCCCCGGCAGCCGGCCCGGTAACTCCTGGTGGCCAGCTGGCTGATGGCCCAGGCTGTTCGCTGCTGAAGGGGGTCCTGGGGAGAACGGTGGGCCAGGATGGGGCTAAGGCTCCTCCCCCAACATCCCTGGACCCTGGCCTGTGCTCAGGTCCCCGTCACGCAGTTAGATCACATGACCATCAGACCACCCGGGGAGTCTGTACCCTTGGAGTCCTTCCATGGCCCTGCCAGCATTTCATCCCGTTCCCCCATGCATACTATTACCTCTCCTTCCCTTGATGACCCAGGAGAGGAGCTTTTCTCCCAACTGCCCCGCCTTGACATGGCATCTTGAATATCTAATAGGCATATCCAACTTCACAAACCCCACACCCCTAATCCCATGAATCACCTCAGCCACACACTTGTCCTTCCCCAGTCCTCCTCCCCTCAGTAAATGGCAATTCTGTTCTTTTAACCGCTCAGGCCAAAACTATCAGTGTCATTCTTAACTATTCTTAACTGATCCCTCCATGATCAATCCATTAGAAGACCTGTTGGCCCTGAGGTTCTATAGAAGTGATGGTTCCAGCAGTTAACCTTTTCTCCTAATAATATTTTGCCCATTTAGAACTTTACTGGTAGAGTGGAAGAAAATCCCTATGGAGGAAGATCCATTCATACCGTGGAGTAAGGATGCTTTGGGCATGGGTAATAGCTGGTGGTAAGACtgtgatggttttgatcacttGTTAAGGAATCCTAACGGGGATCTGGATTAATTGGAATGCTGCCATCTGATGGGCACTTGGGATCTTGTGTTTTTGAAGAGAGTGACTGTGGGTGTGGTGGACCCGTTTTATGGAAATCTATAGAAGGGAAGCCTATGTTGTACAATGTTATGATCCATTAGGGTGGGTGGAGTCTCTTCCTAATACTGGCACCAAATACACTGAGTTAATCTAAAAAGATTAACTCAAATAGATTCATTAACTACAGTAAGAGTCTCCAATTCTTGAAtgggttatcagttcagttcagttgctcagtcgtgtccgactctttgcagccccatgaatagcagcacactaggcctccctgtccatcaccaactcccagagtttacccaaattcatgtccattgagtcggtgatgccatccagccatctcatcctctgtcgtccccttctgctcctgcccccaacccctcccagcatcagggtcttttccaatgagtcaactctttgcatgaggtggccaaagtattgctgtttcagcttcagtaccagtccttctagtgaacacccaggactgatctccttcagaatggactggttggatctccttgcagtccaagggactctcaaaagtcttctccaacaccacagttcaaaagcatcaattctttggcgctcagctttcttcacagtccaactctcacatctatacatgcccactggaaaaaccatagccttgactagacggacctttgttggcaaagtaatgcctctgctttttaatatgctatctaggttggtcataactttccttccaaggttaTAGGTTTTGCATTTTCCCTTTTAGTTTACTAAAGTAGTACTACTAATTCTcttatttcaaagaaagaaagaaaaagaaaacctgttgGCTTTGCCTTTGAAGTATAGGGAAAATCTAATTCTCACCGCTTTGACTCCTCCTGAGCCAAGCTATGGCTACTGCCTCCTGGAATCCGGTAACAGCCTCTGTGCTGGTCGCTCTGTCTCCAGCCTTGCTGCCCTGTAATCTGGTCTCACCTCAGTGGCATCAGTGATCGTGTTAAAAGTTAAGTCAGATCATGGCTCTAGTTCTGCTCAAAACCATCCCATGGTTCCCATTTCATCCagagtgagaaaaaagaaaacctcctgACAACAGCCTAGACAGTCCAACACCACTGGGCCCCCATGAACTCTCCTCCTGCTCTGCCCTCTAACCCACTGGATTCCACCACCTGCCTTCTTGCTGATCCTCAGACACACCAGGCACACTTCTGCCTCAAGGGCTTGCAGTGTCCTGATTCCTCACCTCAATCACTTTCTCTCCAGGCATCTGCACGCATCACCCCCTCACCCACTGAGGGTCTTTCCTATAATGTCATCCTCTCAATGAAGCTTTCCTTAgccttgcttttaaaaattaaccctGCTCCCTTTGCATTCcttccccttttttatttttctccctggaCTTACCACCATCTGAAGTAttctatattttacttattttgttgtCTATTTCCACTAGAATGAAAGTTCCCCGAATGGAGAGAGCTTTTGTCTTTTGCTCACTGCAAGAGCTCCACCACCTGGAACAAGCCTGACACATAACAGAAGCTATTTGTTGAatgttttgttgaatgaatgaataacccAGGAAATTAACGAAGTCATTTGCAAacggggagcaggggaggggacaGAAGTGGGGTTGGTGTAAACTCTTTCATGGGCAAAAGGGCACCTTCTTTCCTTACTTTTCCcttcctgc encodes:
- the RNF43 gene encoding E3 ubiquitin-protein ligase RNF43 isoform X2 codes for the protein MSGGHQLQLAALWPWLLMATLQAGFGRTGLVLAAAVESERSAEQKAIIRVIPLKMDPTGKLNLTLEGVFAGVAEITPAEGKLMQSHPLYLCNASDDDNLEPGFISIVKLESPQRAPRPCLSLASKARMAGERGASAVLFDITEDRAAAEQLQQPLGLTWPVVLIWGHDAEKLMEFVYKNRKAHVRIELKEPPTWPDYDVWILLTVVGIIFVVILALVLRIRCRPRHSRPDPLQQRTAWAISQLATRSYRAGCRGARNEWPDSGSSCSSAPVCAICLEEFSEGQELRVISCLHEFHRTCVDPWLHQHRTCPLCMFNIVEGDSLSQSLGPSRAYQEPGRRLHLIRQHPGHAHYHLPAAYLLGPSRSAVARPSRPGPFLPSQEPVVGARYHRQPRTAHPRAPGEPQRLAAAPRPYAPGWGLSHLRCTSQHPATCPAPPRRARPHDSSGSGESYRTERSGYLADGPASDSSSGPCHGSSSDSVVNCTDVSLQGVHGSSSTFRSSLSSDFDPLVYCSPEGEPAGKAAQPGMASRPRSLDSVVPAGETQVSSHVHYHRHRHHHYRRRFQWHGRKADPKTGVPPSRPAAPRTQLQSELPSADLQATRCSPAALSGQPPAPQRPRALTEPAPGPPDASSPSPAASSLFHLQKSSLSVRHPQRRRRGGPLEPTPAPRSQDLTAHPACQVFPHYGPSLAHPWSPEAHPLIFGHPGLERRLLPEAPGLTYPSSQPVWLCLTPRQPLGPHPSGEGPSAWSSGTLEGRPCPYPHCQVLPAQPGTEEELEELCEQAV
- the RNF43 gene encoding E3 ubiquitin-protein ligase RNF43 isoform X1, whose translation is MSGGHQLQLAALWPWLLMATLQAGFGRTGLVLAAAVESERSAEQKAIIRVIPLKMDPTGKLNLTLEGVFAGVAEITPAEGKLMQEQRVPSLGRSPENAGNTPTTPTCVSAQGTSHPLYLCNASDDDNLEPGFISIVKLESPQRAPRPCLSLASKARMAGERGASAVLFDITEDRAAAEQLQQPLGLTWPVVLIWGHDAEKLMEFVYKNRKAHVRIELKEPPTWPDYDVWILLTVVGIIFVVILALVLRIRCRPRHSRPDPLQQRTAWAISQLATRSYRAGCRGARNEWPDSGSSCSSAPVCAICLEEFSEGQELRVISCLHEFHRTCVDPWLHQHRTCPLCMFNIVEGDSLSQSLGPSRAYQEPGRRLHLIRQHPGHAHYHLPAAYLLGPSRSAVARPSRPGPFLPSQEPVVGARYHRQPRTAHPRAPGEPQRLAAAPRPYAPGWGLSHLRCTSQHPATCPAPPRRARPHDSSGSGESYRTERSGYLADGPASDSSSGPCHGSSSDSVVNCTDVSLQGVHGSSSTFRSSLSSDFDPLVYCSPEGEPAGKAAQPGMASRPRSLDSVVPAGETQVSSHVHYHRHRHHHYRRRFQWHGRKADPKTGVPPSRPAAPRTQLQSELPSADLQATRCSPAALSGQPPAPQRPRALTEPAPGPPDASSPSPAASSLFHLQKSSLSVRHPQRRRRGGPLEPTPAPRSQDLTAHPACQVFPHYGPSLAHPWSPEAHPLIFGHPGLERRLLPEAPGLTYPSSQPVWLCLTPRQPLGPHPSGEGPSAWSSGTLEGRPCPYPHCQVLPAQPGTEEELEELCEQAV
- the RNF43 gene encoding E3 ubiquitin-protein ligase RNF43 isoform X3 — encoded protein: MAGERGASAVLFDITEDRAAAEQLQQPLGLTWPVVLIWGHDAEKLMEFVYKNRKAHVRIELKEPPTWPDYDVWILLTVVGIIFVVILALVLRIRCRPRHSRPDPLQQRTAWAISQLATRSYRAGCRGARNEWPDSGSSCSSAPVCAICLEEFSEGQELRVISCLHEFHRTCVDPWLHQHRTCPLCMFNIVEGDSLSQSLGPSRAYQEPGRRLHLIRQHPGHAHYHLPAAYLLGPSRSAVARPSRPGPFLPSQEPVVGARYHRQPRTAHPRAPGEPQRLAAAPRPYAPGWGLSHLRCTSQHPATCPAPPRRARPHDSSGSGESYRTERSGYLADGPASDSSSGPCHGSSSDSVVNCTDVSLQGVHGSSSTFRSSLSSDFDPLVYCSPEGEPAGKAAQPGMASRPRSLDSVVPAGETQVSSHVHYHRHRHHHYRRRFQWHGRKADPKTGVPPSRPAAPRTQLQSELPSADLQATRCSPAALSGQPPAPQRPRALTEPAPGPPDASSPSPAASSLFHLQKSSLSVRHPQRRRRGGPLEPTPAPRSQDLTAHPACQVFPHYGPSLAHPWSPEAHPLIFGHPGLERRLLPEAPGLTYPSSQPVWLCLTPRQPLGPHPSGEGPSAWSSGTLEGRPCPYPHCQVLPAQPGTEEELEELCEQAV